In Leptodactylus fuscus isolate aLepFus1 chromosome 2, aLepFus1.hap2, whole genome shotgun sequence, one genomic interval encodes:
- the LOC142195757 gene encoding keratin, type II cytoskeletal cochleal-like has translation MRSQRFTSSYGASSKGFSSSSVGGGSRISISSSAQRGGGGGGVGLHSAQSGGFGSRSLLNLGGGSSKISGAGLGFGGLGASRGFGGAGAAAPSPGITNVTFNQHLLAPLNLEIDPNISVIKKEEREQIKTLNNKFASFIDKVRFLEQQNKVLETKWSLLQEQGGQGQASSRNNIEPLFNAYINNLRSQLDNILSNRGRLESDLLNEQNRVEEFKRRYEGEIDHRASAENEFVLLKKDVDGAFVLKVELEAKLNALNDEIAFLKALYEQELGDISQQVSDTSVILSMDNNRSLKLDDIIAEVKAQYEELAAKSRAEAEDAYKNKFQQLQNAAGQQGDELKNSRNEISDLTRAIQRLRAEIENIKKQIAKLEVSIGESEQRGEVAVGDARAKQAEMEGALQRMKQEMARQLREYQELLNVKLSLDIEIATYRKLLEGEEGRISGEITNQVNVSVVNSASGGGSGFSSGYGGGISSASGYGGGISSGSAGISSASTEKRRAAVKIISTTEQKLRAYQSS, from the exons ATGCGGAGTCAACGCTTTACAAGCTCATATGGAGCATCTTCCAAAGGCTTTAGCTCAAGCTCTGTAGGAGGCGGCAGTAGGATCAGCATCAGCTCATCTGCTCagcgtggtggtggtggtggtggcgtGGGTCTACATTCTGCACAAAGTGGTGGCTTTGGTAGCAGAAGTCTTCTTAACCTGGGTGGTGGCAGCAGTAAGATATCTGGTGCTGGTCTGGGATTTGGTGGCTTAGGTGCAAGCAGAGGATTTGGTGGTGCTGGAGCTGCCGCACCATCTCCAGGCATTACAAATGTGACTTTCAACCAACATCTCCTAGCTCCACTCAACTTAGAAATTGACCCAAACATTTCAGTGATCAAGAAAGAAGAAAGAGAACAGATTAAGACCCTAAATAACAAATTTGCTTCATTCATTGACAAG GTTCGATTCCTAGAGCAGCAGAATAAAGTTCTTGAGACGAAATGGAGCCTGTTGCAAGAACAAGGAGGGCAGGGGCAAGCAAGTTCAAGAAATAACATTGAGCCTCTCTTTAATGCATACATTAATAATCTGAGGAGCCAGCTGGACAACATACTAAGCAACAGAGGTCGTCTTGAGTCAGACCTACTTAATGAACAAAATCGAGTTGAAGAGTTTAAACGCAG GTATGAAGGAGAAATTGATCATAGAGCTTCAGCAGAGAATGAATTTGTACTGCTCAAAAAG GATGTTGATGGAGCTTTTGTACTCAAGGTAGAGCTGGAAGCTAAATTAAATGCACTGAATGACGAGATCGCCTTCCTGAAAGCTCTGTATGAACAG GAGCTTGGAGATATTAGTCAACAAGTGTCCGACACCTCTGTCATTCTATCCATGGATAACAATAGGTCCCTGAAACTTGACGACATCATCGCTGAAGTGAAGGCTCAATATGAGGAACTGGCTGCCAAGAGCAGAGCTGAAGCAGAAGATGCCTACAAGAATAAG TTCCAGCAGTTGCAGAATGCAGCCGGCCAGCAGGGAGATGAGCTGAAGAACAGCAGGAACGAGATTTCAGACCTCACCAGAGCAATCCAGAGACTTAGAGCTGAaatagaaaatattaaaaaacag ATTGCCAAGCTTGAAGTATCCATCGGAGAATCCGAGCAGCGAGGAGAAGTGGCTGTAGGTGATGCCAGGGCTAAGCAGGCTGAGATGGAGGGCGCACTGCAAAGAATGAAACAAGAGATGGCCCGTCAACTCCGCGAATACCAGGAGCTGCTGAATGTCAAGTTGTCTTTGGATATTGAAATTGCCACCTACAGGAAACTGCTGGAGGGAGAGGAGGGCAG AATATCAGGAGAAATTACTAATCAAGTCAATGTCT CTGTTGTGAACTCAGCATCTGGTGGTGGTAGTGGCTTCTCCTCTGGATATGGAGGTGGTATTTCAAGTGCATCTGGCTATGGCGGTGGTATTTCAAGTGGATCTGCTGGCATCTCCAGTGCATCGACAGAAAAGAGGCGCGCAGCAGTGAAGATCATCTCAACAACTGAACAGAAGCTGAGGGCCTACCAGTCATCCTAA